TCTACCTCTCCATTTCTAAGAGCATCCCAGTGTTTCCTCATTTGAATGcgttttatatgaatattatcCTTGCATTAGTAGTAATCTACTCCTAATAGTTATAGTAGTAATAGATCATCTCTTGAACTTATTGATCTTCATCTTTTTGGAGAATAAAcctaacttttttaatataaaataaatcggAAAGTACTAATACACAGTACGACAGTTCTTAAAAGTTCCCAAATCGACCGCGGTTTTGATTTTGGAACACCAGCTTCTTTGTCATATAAATCAAATAGAAAACATTCCTATTATGATGTGAAATATATTGATCCTTCTgaagatttttatgaaaatcattaCAAACCCCGTCAATTTTGGGAAAAATGAACCAGTTGTTTTAATTATGACAGTTCCTACTGTGACATAAGCTTGATAAATAACTTAGTCTACCATGTAAATCAATTTGAAAACATTGTCTTTTGGGTCATGAAAACCATGACAGACTTTTCAATTTCAATGACAATCGCATACACTCATGACGAAAAGTATTAGTTCACAGTGCTTAAAAGTTCCAAATACGAGCGCAGTTTGTGTTATCAAGGTGGACGGTGAAGTTTGACTACAGAGCTCTGCGCTTTTGATCCTTTTAGGACACCAGcatctttttcatataaatcaATGCTTCTTAAGATTCTTATGTTAATCACTTCAAACCCTGTGACTTTAGGAAAAATAGACCTCGTAGTTTTGACAGTTCCTAGTTAAGTTTAGTCTACCAAGTAATTCTTCTTCAAAGaattctttttttcatatttttggacCACCCTACATCAAATGGGAGATTTCTATGAACATCACATACTTCCAGATCAGTAACAcagttttaaaaagttcataataacaaaataagagGACAAAGCGTTTAACTTTATAGCTTTCTTCTTTGGATCCTGTTTGGGACAACAGCATCTACTTCATATACGTCACAATGGGCAATACATAATACTTCAATAGAgtgtaattaaatgttttatgttttaataataaaaaaaataacaaaaatgtttaaactagCAGAaactttgcaaaatttaaatgtcTTTTTACAATTGAGTAATTTTATGACATCTAATCAATCTTAAAGCGCGCTAAAACATCTCATCCACAACACAAAATGAAACCTTGAACCTTTGACCCTAAATAAAACacctaaaattttcttttaagtaaattattttcaaattaaaacaaaacaaagcgTTTCGGATTTccataaaaaacacattaaattaaatcaacAATTAATACATACTTCAGACTAACTAAAAGAGCTGAAAATTGGACACTTGTAATACACTGACTCCACAGCTTATGCGTGCATAATTAatgataaaaatcttaattatttaaagttagaaaaattttgtttatatttgcaattttttttgttttattcttttattttatttttttggcaaaagcTTGCTTTCGGCGAGTGTTGGCTGGTAAACGTGTTGCCCCTCATTGGGTGCGACGAACCATAGCATGTGAACGTGTTGAGGAGTGTATGCGCGAATGTGGTCGTGAAAAACGTTTTACCTGTGAAGGTTTCAATTATCGTCTAGATCCTTCGGGTCATGGTCAAGGTGACTGTGAACTGATTGAAATACCTTTAGCCCAAATTGACTTATACTCCAGTCCCAATAGAAGAGACTCAAATCTATTAAGACATCCAGATTATGATTACTATGAGAGAGATCGTAATGCTCCGCCTAGTTGCCGGTATAGTATTTGTAAAGAATGCAGCACTAAATTGCCACTACCACCGCCACCACCGCCGCCATCTCATTACAATAAACCCAGCCAGGGTTGGAGCGAGAAACCCTATAGAGATGAACGTTATCCTTATATAGCTTCACCACCCAGTAGCAGTGGCAGTGGTTATTATGGTAGACCTAGCAGTTCTTCATTAGAGCATTATCCCTCGGGTCCTTCCGGGCCACCACCATCTTCTTCATATGAATCGCATGGCAGACCTCCCTATTCGCATGAACATCATAGTAGTTCTCATGAATTCTCCTCTCACAGCTCTAGTTATTATGAACATTCTCCTCCTAGTAGTTATGGCAGTAGTGGTTCAGCTTTGGAACCCATAGATCGTTATGATGTCTCACATGGTGATCGTTACCGGCCCAGTCATCCTTCACGATGGGAAAGTATACCCAGCAGTTCTGGTTATGATAGTTCTAAGCATGATCGTTATCGTCCATCTTATCGTCCTGGTCCAGAGTATATACCCTATAGTGGTGCGGATTCTTATCGTCCGGGACCACCTCCGCCACCCTCACACAACTATTTGGATAGAGATCATCCACCTTCAACGCCGTATAAGAAAAATAGTGGAAAATTTGTACCCTACTTGATTGGCACCGACAATGAATGGGGTTCTTATGGTGGTTCTTATGGCGGCAGTCATAATAAACAAACCGCTTACTGGGGCTTAACCGATAGTCATTATAAACCCAAAGATCCAGTACATTTTGATTATACCAACTTGGGTCCACCGCCCAGAGGAGAACCTCCTCACGAAAGTAATGCTGTTATACCCTATGCCGGTTCTAGTTATGGTTCCTATGGAAAATATGATGGTTTTCGTGATCGTCATGATTATCGTCATCAATGGACGCGCAGACCCGGACCAGatggtataaatatttaaaaagatttttatttgtttttaaactaaagCTAATGTTATGCTTTATTTTCAAGAATGTTCGGCCAAAACATCGGAAGGTTTTCGTCTGcacaaaaaaattgtcaaacacATGTACTCCACTCCCTCGCTAACCGAGTGTGAGCGTTTGTGTTCGGGCCAGGATGCTTTTATCTGTCACACCTATAGCTATCGTTATTCATCGGGTAGTCGTGACAACTGTATGCTGTGTGATCGTCCCATCAATCGTTTGGATTATTATGTAGACATAGAACCAGATCGTGATTATGATATATACTCCATGTCAGATGATTTAAATGTTTGCAGAAAACCTTCACGCAGTGATGGTCCTGCCAGGGTGGGAGGTAGTACCACAGCTTTGGCAGATCCCAGAAGTACTCGTAAGTTTGTATGAGTTTGGAAAAAAGAAAGAGAGAGATCTTTGACATAATGTTTTTTTCCCCCAGAATGTTTTTTCCGTGCCATTGATGCCACCAGATTTTATAAATCTATTGTACGAGACTCTTTGACCGTCCGATCAGTGGGAGAATGTGAAATGGAGTGTATTAAATCGACTAAATTTACTTGTAGAGCTTTTGCCTTCCGTTATGGCCAACAGCGGCATGCCAGTGTTATAGACAATTGCCAGTTGAGTGATTGGCCTGTCAGAGACATGGACAAGGAGAGACATTTGGTATTGGATAATACCTTTGATATCTTTGAAAGAGCCAGTTATGGTCATGGCTGTGAGATTCAACCCATAGTcgatgaaaaacacaaaaaatgtaagagttatatttccagactataaactatttaaagtaaaatttaaaatttttagccgTTTGTTATTTGGGTTATGGCTCTCCTGCTAAACTTTTGCCATTGGCCATTAAAAAGGTAATAACCGTGCCCTCCGAATTGGAATGTAAGAAAGAGTGTATACGTCTTAGGGAAACTACAGCTTTTAAATGTTATGCCTTTAGTTATGGGTAAGGgtaaaactatatatgtatatatagaaagTGAATCcccttaatatttcttaaaatttatccCCAGTTCCCGCAAAACTACTTTCAATTGTGAAATGTCTGATTGTGATCAAACCGAGTTGAAATTAAATGTACATTATACACATTCCGATGATAGAGACTTTTGGCTTTTTGCTTGGAATCCATTTGATTATACATGTCGGGATAAGGTTAATACTATAGGTGGTTCAAGGGTTAATAATAATCGTCGCATGGATATATTTAGAGAACCGGGTAAATgatttgctttagtttttaagTGGTTTtggttaagttttgtttttaattttactttttctataattaGGAGATGTAGCCTGGCGTCATTATTCTGTTTCGGGAAAACCTTGTCGACGTAGCAGTCCCTGTGAAAAGAATCTTATTACGGGTTTCTATTCGTGCGAGATAGAGGGTGGTGAAATTGGCTCGTGGGACTATTGCTGTAAAGTGGATCATCCTTGTGGTTATTCTCAAGGTTTCGATTATCCGTGGTGAGTATATTAGGCTAttgacaagactagactatatcatatctagtttatagtctagaacaTATACCAAATCattgtttaaactatagactatgatCCCGCCTACAGGCAAGgctattatgttttaaaaattttttatctctCAAACAGGTGTTTCGTAGGCGATGAACCCGATCAATGGCGCAAATGTAGCGACCGTTATTATCCCGGCAATCACACCCTCACCCATTCTGGACTCAGTGTAAAACCTTTGAAACCCTCAGACAAACGTAAACCTGCAGATAGTTTTACATCAGCCTCGAATTCCGACGAATACCAAAAACCTCCACGACCAGGAGGTTTACaaagtttaagtgattttactGCCGCCCGTCTGTGGCCCGTTACTTATTTGTATAGTGAAGGACCGCCGAATTCAACGGAATTTAGTAATTTTGTCGATTGTAATAAAGAAACATGCTagagcaaaatttttataatttctaacttttaatttttttatataaaaatagtatttttttaaagaataagcTGTAATAAGTAGTTTGTACTGTTTTTTTTGTGTAGGCTCTAACAGAATTGtgattaaaaaaagacaaaatcgaaaatttaaacaaaataaacataaagagATTTTAATTGGTTTGGTTGCgacaaaaataagaaatttaagggatgaaactaattttcttaaaaattttttgtatttactaaTTAAAGCTaactttaaattaagttaaataaaaagaaaaaaattaatataaatatataataaaaatggcTATAATGTAATgattaa
The window above is part of the Lucilia cuprina isolate Lc7/37 chromosome 6, ASM2204524v1, whole genome shotgun sequence genome. Proteins encoded here:
- the LOC111681958 gene encoding uncharacterized protein LOC111681958 isoform X2, with product MIRWKLLNYYHQLWTLISFCCLLSRICALTVDNQLVSARNDCFERVALEAMIPFEKTFKTEDTNSLRMCKDRCLQEGDKCQSISFGVHRRGNGTCQLSKEKYKLGSRPNGVIFDPDFDLYARKTNCFDLSDNSLQDQSDHLEQTDGYGTSLAPTTPVLLPSRPSEGTPILLVEPSPSVMTTLEEQTTRYASPTASYDDPTTIFTQGPPTTYEPSGYAANAPEVEDRYRPTSYDSSVRPSAPTNFNGPPKPIFGLGYGNGYSYGQPESYNPATMRPQDSGYSSNSQRPTNMNRDPARPSGYDNNHRDPNRLSSYDNDNRDRDHLRPSGYDGTSPSSVNYPRPDNGQNAASSYGNRPVNNDPPPPYGPRPNNEHNSPPPYGPRPTSSSPPYEPRPENSHSSPAPYGPPRPSSQRPGDYMDFTNRPDAPEGTARPSTYGPSGGNTFDNNYMRRNGTAATRPGGSAYNDDKHINTYFNPDDYLTGNKKRPGSYEDNERPDYNRGPMRACFRRVLAGKRVAPHWVRRTIACERVEECMRECGREKRFTCEGFNYRLDPSGHGQGDCELIEIPLAQIDLYSSPNRRDSNLLRHPDYDYYERDRNAPPSCRYSICKECSTKLPLPPPPPPPSHYNKPSQGWSEKPYRDERYPYIASPPSSSGSGYYGRPSSSSLEHYPSGPSGPPPSSSYESHGRPPYSHEHHSSSHEFSSHSSSYYEHSPPSSYGSSGSALEPIDRYDVSHGDRYRPSHPSRWESIPSSSGYDSSKHDRYRPSYRPGPEYIPYSGADSYRPGPPPPPSHNYLDRDHPPSTPYKKNSGKFVPYLIGTDNEWGSYGGSYGGSHNKQTAYWGLTDSHYKPKDPVHFDYTNLGPPPRGEPPHESNAVIPYAGSSYGSYGKYDGFRDRHDYRHQWTRRPGPDECSAKTSEGFRLHKKIVKHMYSTPSLTECERLCSGQDAFICHTYSYRYSSGSRDNCMLCDRPINRLDYYVDIEPDRDYDIYSMSDDLNVCRKPSRSDGPARVGGSTTALADPRSTQCFFRAIDATRFYKSIVRDSLTVRSVGECEMECIKSTKFTCRAFAFRYGQQRHASVIDNCQLSDWPVRDMDKERHLVLDNTFDIFERASYGHGCEIQPIVDEKHKKSVCYLGYGSPAKLLPLAIKKVITVPSELECKKECIRLRETTAFKCYAFSYGSRKTTFNCEMSDCDQTELKLNVHYTHSDDRDFWLFAWNPFDYTCRDKVNTIGGSRVNNNRRMDIFREPGDVAWRHYSVSGKPCRRSSPCEKNLITGFYSCEIEGGEIGSWDYCCKVDHPCGYSQGFDYPWCFVGDEPDQWRKCSDRYYPGNHTLTHSGLSVKPLKPSDKRKPADSFTSASNSDEYQKPPRPGGLQSLSDFTAARLWPVTYLYSEGPPNSTEFSNFVDCNKETC
- the LOC111681958 gene encoding uncharacterized protein LOC111681958 isoform X3; its protein translation is MWLYSEHLLLLILLSICNINILVNATHSAHGISSTIIIVEDAKACFRRVLAGKRVAPHWVRRTIACERVEECMRECGREKRFTCEGFNYRLDPSGHGQGDCELIEIPLAQIDLYSSPNRRDSNLLRHPDYDYYERDRNAPPSCRYSICKECSTKLPLPPPPPPPSHYNKPSQGWSEKPYRDERYPYIASPPSSSGSGYYGRPSSSSLEHYPSGPSGPPPSSSYESHGRPPYSHEHHSSSHEFSSHSSSYYEHSPPSSYGSSGSALEPIDRYDVSHGDRYRPSHPSRWESIPSSSGYDSSKHDRYRPSYRPGPEYIPYSGADSYRPGPPPPPSHNYLDRDHPPSTPYKKNSGKFVPYLIGTDNEWGSYGGSYGGSHNKQTAYWGLTDSHYKPKDPVHFDYTNLGPPPRGEPPHESNAVIPYAGSSYGSYGKYDGFRDRHDYRHQWTRRPGPDECSAKTSEGFRLHKKIVKHMYSTPSLTECERLCSGQDAFICHTYSYRYSSGSRDNCMLCDRPINRLDYYVDIEPDRDYDIYSMSDDLNVCRKPSRSDGPARVGGSTTALADPRSTQCFFRAIDATRFYKSIVRDSLTVRSVGECEMECIKSTKFTCRAFAFRYGQQRHASVIDNCQLSDWPVRDMDKERHLVLDNTFDIFERASYGHGCEIQPIVDEKHKKSVCYLGYGSPAKLLPLAIKKVITVPSELECKKECIRLRETTAFKCYAFSYGSRKTTFNCEMSDCDQTELKLNVHYTHSDDRDFWLFAWNPFDYTCRDKVNTIGGSRVNNNRRMDIFREPGDVAWRHYSVSGKPCRRSSPCEKNLITGFYSCEIEGGEIGSWDYCCKVDHPCGYSQGFDYPWCFVGDEPDQWRKCSDRYYPGNHTLTHSGLSVKPLKPSDKRKPADSFTSASNSDEYQKPPRPGGLQSLSDFTAARLWPVTYLYSEGPPNSTEFSNFVDCNKETC
- the LOC111681958 gene encoding uncharacterized protein LOC111681958 isoform X1; the encoded protein is MIRWKLLNYYHQLWTLISFCCLLSRICALTVDNQLVSARNDCFERVALEAMIPFEKTFKTEDTNSLRMCKDRCLQEGDKCQSISFGVHRRGNGTCQLSKEKYKLGSRPNGVIFDPDFDLYARKTNCFDLSDNSLQDQSDHLEQTDGYGTSLAPTTPVLLPSRPSEGTPILLVEPSPSVMTTLEEQTTRYASPTASYDDPTTIFTQGPPTTYEPSTQNIPSTPASNGDRLYFSQDIYPLYKYPTLYEPNYPAPNQEVYIPGGYAANAPEVEDRYRPTSYDSSVRPSAPTNFNGPPKPIFGLGYGNGYSYGQPESYNPATMRPQDSGYSSNSQRPTNMNRDPARPSGYDNNHRDPNRLSSYDNDNRDRDHLRPSGYDGTSPSSVNYPRPDNGQNAASSYGNRPVNNDPPPPYGPRPNNEHNSPPPYGPRPTSSSPPYEPRPENSHSSPAPYGPPRPSSQRPGDYMDFTNRPDAPEGTARPSTYGPSGGNTFDNNYMRRNGTAATRPGGSAYNDDKHINTYFNPDDYLTGNKKRPGSYEDNERPDYNRGPMRACFRRVLAGKRVAPHWVRRTIACERVEECMRECGREKRFTCEGFNYRLDPSGHGQGDCELIEIPLAQIDLYSSPNRRDSNLLRHPDYDYYERDRNAPPSCRYSICKECSTKLPLPPPPPPPSHYNKPSQGWSEKPYRDERYPYIASPPSSSGSGYYGRPSSSSLEHYPSGPSGPPPSSSYESHGRPPYSHEHHSSSHEFSSHSSSYYEHSPPSSYGSSGSALEPIDRYDVSHGDRYRPSHPSRWESIPSSSGYDSSKHDRYRPSYRPGPEYIPYSGADSYRPGPPPPPSHNYLDRDHPPSTPYKKNSGKFVPYLIGTDNEWGSYGGSYGGSHNKQTAYWGLTDSHYKPKDPVHFDYTNLGPPPRGEPPHESNAVIPYAGSSYGSYGKYDGFRDRHDYRHQWTRRPGPDECSAKTSEGFRLHKKIVKHMYSTPSLTECERLCSGQDAFICHTYSYRYSSGSRDNCMLCDRPINRLDYYVDIEPDRDYDIYSMSDDLNVCRKPSRSDGPARVGGSTTALADPRSTQCFFRAIDATRFYKSIVRDSLTVRSVGECEMECIKSTKFTCRAFAFRYGQQRHASVIDNCQLSDWPVRDMDKERHLVLDNTFDIFERASYGHGCEIQPIVDEKHKKSVCYLGYGSPAKLLPLAIKKVITVPSELECKKECIRLRETTAFKCYAFSYGSRKTTFNCEMSDCDQTELKLNVHYTHSDDRDFWLFAWNPFDYTCRDKVNTIGGSRVNNNRRMDIFREPGDVAWRHYSVSGKPCRRSSPCEKNLITGFYSCEIEGGEIGSWDYCCKVDHPCGYSQGFDYPWCFVGDEPDQWRKCSDRYYPGNHTLTHSGLSVKPLKPSDKRKPADSFTSASNSDEYQKPPRPGGLQSLSDFTAARLWPVTYLYSEGPPNSTEFSNFVDCNKETC